Proteins found in one Salvelinus alpinus chromosome 11, SLU_Salpinus.1, whole genome shotgun sequence genomic segment:
- the LOC139533900 gene encoding muscarinic acetylcholine receptor M2-like: MEMFNFTNFTYWNASEGTDAGPVIEPESPYKTVEVVFIVLVAGSLSLVTVIGNILVMLSIKVNRNLQTVNNYFLFSLACADLIIGLCSMNLYTVYIVIGYWPLGPVVCDLWLALDYVVSNASVMNLLIISFDRYFCVTKPLSYPVKRTTKMAGMMIAAAWVLSFILWAPAILFWQFIVGGRTVPERECYIQFFSNAAVTFGTAIAAFYLPVIIMVILYIQISIASKSRVKKETRKPSGPNLEALSHEQARCSNSAKPINNNVTAEDTEQGRIEATDDVANQHDGKLQNGKGPSTTGGEGEMEGVDRGRENCAHGEEKESSNDSTSGSAAASNHKEEEAVPSRANCNTELVQQPTRHRAKAGGSKLTCIKIKTKSPKGDCYTPSNATVEIVPATEKQNHVARKIVKMTKQPPKKKKAPPSREKKVTRTIMAILVAFVATWTPYNVMVLINTFCSSCIPSTVWTIGYWLCYINSTINPACYALCNATFKKTFKHLLLCQYKNIRSAR, encoded by the coding sequence ATGGAGATGTTCAATTTCACCAACTTCACCTACTGGAATGCCTCAGAAGGCACTGACGCAGGGCCTGTCATTGAACCCGAAAGCCCATACAAGACTGTGGAGGTGGTATTCATCGTATTGGTGGCTGGGTCCCTCAGCCTGGTCACCGTTATTGGAAATATCCTGGTCATGCTTTCCATTAAGGTCAATAGGAACCTACAGACGGTCAACAACTACTTTTTATTCAGCCTTGCATGTGCTGACCTAATCATCGGGCTGTGTTCCATGAACCTGTACACAGTATACATAGTGATTGGCTACTGGCCCTTAGGGCCTGTGGTGTGTGATCTGTGGCTAGCCTTGGACTATGTAGTGAGTAACGCATCTGTCATGAACCTACTCATCATCAGTTTTGACAGATACTTCTGTGTCACAAAGCCCCTCAGCTACCCTGTCAAAAGGACCACCAAGATGGCAGGGATGATGATTGCTGCTGCCTGGGTCCTGTCCTTCATTCTGTGGGCCCCGGCCATCCTATTCTGGCAGTTCATCGTGGGCGGGCGGACAGTGCCTGAGAGGGAGTGTTACATTCAGTTCTTCTCTAATGCAGCAGTCACCTTCGGCACGGCCATCGCAGCCTTCTACCTGCCCGTTATCATCATGGTCATTCTCTACATACAGATTTCTATAGCCAGTAAAAGCCGGGTAAAGAAGGAGACCAGGAAGCCGTCAGGGCCCAACCTAGAGGCCCTGTCCCACGAGCAGGCAAGGTGCAGTAATTCTGCCAAGCCCATCAACAACAACGTGACAGCAGAGGACACAGAGCAGGGCAGGATCGAAGCCACAGATGACGTGGCCAACCAGCACGACGGTAAACTGCAGAACGGCAAGGGCCCATCCACCacgggtggagagggggagatggagggtgtGGACAGGGGTAGGGAGAACTGTGCCCacggagaggagaaagagagctcCAACGACTCGACATCTGGCAGTGCAGCTGCGTCCAACCACAAAGAAGAAGAAGCGGTGCCATCCAGAGCAAACTGCAACACCGAGCTCGTTCAGCAGCCAACCCGCCACCGGGCCAAGGCAGGCGGCTCCAAACTCACCTGCATCAAGATTAAGACCAAGTCTCCCAAGGGGGACTGCTACACGCCCTCCAACGCCACGGTGGAGATTGTCCCTGCCACGGAGAAGCAGAATCACGTGGCGCGGAAAATCGTGAAGATGACCAAGCAGCCGCCCAAGAAGAAGAAAGCGCCACCGTCTCGGGAGAAGAAGGTGACCCGTACCATCATGGCCATCCTGGTGGCCTTTGTGGCGACCTGGACACCTTACAATGTCATGGTGCTCATCAACACCTTCTGCTCCAGCTGCATCCCCAGCACGGTCTGGACTATCGGCTACTGGCTGTGCTACATCAACAGCACCATCAACCCCGCCTGCTATGCCCTCTGCAATGCCACTTTCAAAAAGACATTCAAACATCTCCTCCTCTGCCAGTACAAAAACATTAGGTCAGCTAGATGA